Proteins encoded within one genomic window of Salmo trutta chromosome 11, fSalTru1.1, whole genome shotgun sequence:
- the LOC115202309 gene encoding rho guanine nucleotide exchange factor 38-like, protein MDPNKEANNGSEKEKEKEKVIKRRTRPNFLRYMHLERRKTDTIVVANDDTAADIKGDINLGTLVRRSQSDKTEYSAKLKEKMAPLFPLSSILASPALDPAEVRLRKMSRRSKVIQELVQTERDFLTDLELCIREVVKPLRDRQVVDVDRLFTNMETVREVSAALLHRLQEATAEPDPEALVIGEVFIQAKAALEDVYKIYCYHHDDANSLLKSYEKEEGIKQHFITCVLSLKQIYDQEGKPNLLDMGSLLIKPVQRVMKYPLLLGELWQATPSDHPDNRPLQEALTAAKIINVNINEFKRRKDIVMKYKRTEEDGGTLMGKLNKFSIHSIRKKSDRLTGYLKILTGVEPQVRDEVFDKEEKLFRSLEKAVRQLVKNVHCYLIHIQEMVGVAVQNAVDLEDIMKDPDKIDTNGTQHLKNGNNPYKHFKERMAHLVLAPLTSLQGMFAAPQKLIQKRYDKLLDYCSRLERSPSSSSTSSASSSSSSPSPVSEDQGQVAARRDYAALNAQLVEELQRFNMAAHTILSNCVLCLVTLLKGLMDTACHHAPSIQQLPAPLSNISEVQSSIMEELNNLTVVKDNAQTLIERKVSFEKTKKLLAVPEIQRQTEGNRARLLDEYPADRLYQLKRNCNGCQEQDVSLLEGELVGLLEDTDPLGSRGRWLVDTGSTQGYVYSSFLKQYNPNRDQGRPGQGTGITEPQQPIVVLDEDFDNLSLFVSGSGRNNSIRSRSSIPNFSLYNTSSTSLDRCSTPSSLQGDTEPDISQDVDTEPDNQQFYAVYGFQARCDQELTMQENQHVRILKFSDLGGNKDWWLAEANGQKGYVPANYLGKMSYA, encoded by the exons ATGGATCCCAACAAGGAGGCCAACAACGGCagtgagaaagagaaggaaaaagaGAAAGTGATCAAGAGGAGAACCAGGCCTAATTTCCTGCGCTACATGCACttggagaggaggaagacagacaCCATCGTGGTGGCCAACGATGACACCGCTGCCGACATTAAAGGTGACATCAACCTTGGGACCCTGGTGCGGAGGAGTCAGTCGGACAAAACAGAGTACAGCGCCAAACTTAAAG AGAAAATGGCGCCCCTGTTCCCCCTGTCGTCAATCCTGGCCTCTCCGGCTCTCGACCCCGCGGAGGTCCGCCTGAGGAAGATGAGTCGCAGGTCAAAGGTCATCCAGGAGCTGGTGCAGACGGAGAGGGACTTCCTCACCGACCTGGAGCTCTGCATCAGAGAGGTGGTCAAGCCcctcagagacagacag gtgGTGGACGTGGATCGTCTGTTTACTAACATGGAGACAGTGCGTGAGGTGTCGGCCGCGCTGCTCCACCGGCTGCAGGAGGCCACAGCTGAGCCAGACCCCGAGGCACTAGTCATAG GGGAAGTGTTCATTCAGGCCAAAGCAGCGCTGGAGGACGTCTATAAAATCTACTGCTATCACCACGACGACGCTAACTCTTTACTCAAGTCCTATGAGAAAGAGGAAGGAATAAAGCAACATTTCATCACCTGTGTGTTATCACTGAA GCAGATATACGACCAAGA GGGTAAACCCAACCTGCTGGACATGGGTTCTCTGCTCATCAAGCCGGTCCAGCGGGTCATGAAGTACCCTCTGCTGCTCGGGGAGCTGTGGCAGGCCACGCCCAGCGACCACCCTGACAACAGGCCCCTCCAGGAGGCCCTGACCGCCGCCAAGATCATCAACGTCAACATCAACGAGTTCAAGAGGAGGAAGGACATCG TGATGAAGTACAAGAGGACCGAGGAGGACGGGGGGACACTCATgggtaaactgaacaagttcagcATCCACTCTATCAGGAAGAAGTCTGACAGGCTCACAGGATACCTCAAGATCCTCACAGGTGTGGAGCCACAG GTGAGAGATGAGGTGTTCGACAAGGaggagaagctgttcaggagtctggaGAAAGCAGTGAGACAACTAGTCAAGAACGTCCACTGTTACTTGATACACATACAG GAGATGGTAGGTGTCGCTGTCCAGAATGCTGTAGACCTGGAGGACATCATGAAGGATCCAGACAAAATAGACACAAACGGTACTCAGCACCTGAAGAACGGCAACAACCCATACAAGCACTTT AAAGAGAGGATGGCACATCTGGTCCTGGCACCCCTCACCTCACTCCAAGGCATGTTCGCCGCCCCGCAGAAACTCATCCAGAAACGCTACGACAAACTATTGGACTACTGCAGCCGCCTGGAgcgctctccctcctcctcctccacatcttctgcctcttcttcttcctcctctccatcacctgTATCCGAGGACCAG GGCCAGGTTGCGGCGCGGCGGGACTACGCAGCCCTCAATGCTCAGCTGGTGGAGGAGCTGCAGAGATTCAACATGGCCGCCCATACTATCTTATCCAACTGTGTCCTCTGCCTGGTGACCCTGCTCAAAGGCCTGATGGACACGGCCTGCCACCACGCACCCTCCATACAGCAGCTACCG GCTCCTTTGTCCAACATCAGTGAAGTCCAAAGCAGCATCATGGAAGAGCTCAACAATCTGACTGTCGTCAAGGACAACGCACAGACTCTAATAGAACGCAAAGTCAGCTTCGAGAAAACAAAGAAACTTTTAGCT GTCCCAGAGATCCAGCGTCAGACAGAGGGCAACAGGGCCAGGCTGCTGGACGAGTATCCAGCTGACAGGCTGTACCAGCTGAAGAGGAACTGTAACGGGTGTCAGGAGCAGGATGTCAGCCTGCTGGAGGGGGAGCTGGTGGGCCTGCTGGAGGACACAGACCCCCTGGGGAGCCGGGGCCGCTGGCTGGTTGACACTGGCA GTACCCAGGGCTATGTGTACTCATCCTTCCTGAAGCAGTACAACCCCAACAGGGATCAGGGTCGACCAGGTCAGGGTACGGGGATCACAGAGCCCCAGCAGCCCATCGTGGTGCTGGACGAGGACTTTGACAACCTCAGCCTGTTTGTGTCGGGCAGCGGGAGGAACAACAGCATACGGAGCCGGAGCAGCATACCCAACTTCAGCCTCTACAACACCTCCAGTACCTCGCTTGACAGATGCTCCACCCCGTCCAGCCTACAGGGCGACACAGAGCCAGACATCAGCCAGGATGTGGACACAGAGCCAGACAACCAGCAG TTTTATGCGGTGTACGGGTTCCAGGCACGCTGTGACCAGGAGCTGACCATGCAGGAGAACCAGCATGTGAGGATCCTCAAGTTCAGCGACCTGGGAGGCAACAAGGACTGGTGGTTGGCCGAGGCCAACGGACAGAAGGGCTACGTCCCAGCCAACTACCTCGGCAAAATGTCATACGCATAA